The Carassius auratus strain Wakin unplaced genomic scaffold, ASM336829v1 scaf_tig00215565, whole genome shotgun sequence genome has a window encoding:
- the LOC113094980 gene encoding transmembrane protein 184C-like has translation MPCTCGNWRRWIRPLVVLLYILLLLVVLPLCIWELQKSGVSTPNKAWFIAGIFVFMTIPISLWGILQHLVHYTQPELQKPIIRILWMVPIYSLDSWIALKYPNIAIYVDTCRECYEAYVIYNFMTFLLNFLGNQYPSLVLMLEVQEQQKHLPPLCCCPPWPMGEVLLLRCKLGVLQYTVVRPVTTVIALICQLCGVYDEGNFSSKNAWTYLVIVNNLSQLFAMYCLVLFYKALREELSPIKPVGKFLCVKLVVFVSFWQAAVIALLVKVGVISESHTWDWDSVEAVATGLQDFIICVEMFLAAIAHHFSFTYKPYIQEAEEGSCFDSFLAMWDVSDIRADISEQVRNVGRTVMGRPRKTYFGEEVFQDENRGLLSDGSQDPGVESSSTPPSPKGRYQGMGHTVTPHSISAPANLGSVPWEGDVDDITPALISVDHTDPGSDYAAII, from the exons ATGCCGTGCACATGCGGGAACTGGAGGCGGTGGATCCGGCCTCTGGTGGTGCTGCTCTACATTCTGCTGCTCCTGGTGGTCCTTCCACTCTGTATATGGGAACTTCAGAAATCAGGG GTTAGTACTCCTAATAAGGCATGGTTCATCGCTGGGATATTTGTGTTTATGACTATACCCATCTCACTGTGGGGGATTTTGCAGCATCTAGTACACTACACACAGCCGGAGCTGCAAAAACCTATTATCAG AATATTATGGATGGTTCCTATATACAGCCTGGATAGT TGGATTGCATTGAAGTATCCCAACATTGCCATCTATGTAGACACATGTAGAGAGTGCTATGAGGCCTATGTCATCTACAACTTCATGACCTTCCTTCTCAACTTTTTGGGAAACCAGTATCCCAGTCTGGTGCTGATGCTGGAGGTGCAGGAGCAACAAAAGCATCTGCCCCCTCTTTGCTGCTGCCCTCCGTGGCCCATGGGAGA agTTCTTCTGCTGAGATGTAAACTGGGGGTTCTGCAGTACACAGTTGTGAGACCCGTCACCACAGTCATTGCTTT GATTTGTCAGCTTTGTGGGGTCTACGATGAAGGTAACTTCAGTTCAAAAAATGCCTGGACGTATCTGGTTATCGTCAACAATCTCTCTCAGCTT TTTGCCATGTACTGTCTTGTGCTGTTCTACAAGGCTCTGAGAGAAGAGCTGAGTCCCATCAAACCTGTGGGCAAATTCCTCTGTGTCAAGCTGGTGGTTTTTGTGTCATTCTG GCAAGCTGCGGTCATTGCACTTTTAGTGAAGGTCGGTGTGATCTCAGAGTCGCACACCTGGGACTGGGACAGTGTGGAGGCTGTAGCCACTGGATTACAG GACTTCATCATCTGTGTGGAAATGTTTTTGGCAGCCATTGCCCATCATTTCAGCTTCACTTACAAGCCCTACATACAGGAAGCAGAGGAAGGTTCTTGCTTTGATTCCTTCCTGGCCATGTGGGATGTCTCAGATATACGGGCCGACATCTCGGAACAAGTGCGCAATGTCG GGAGAACTGTCATGGGTCGGCCAAGGAAAACATATTTTGGTGAAGAGGTTTTCCAGGATGAGAACAGAGGACTGCTGTCAGATGGTTCTCAGGATCCAGGGGTTGAATCGTCCTCCACCCCTCCATCTCCTAAGGGCCGTTACCAGGGCATGGGCCACACCGTAACCCCCCACTCCATCTCTGCTCCTGCCAACCTCGGCAGCGTACCATGGGAAGGAGATGTGGATGATATCACGCCTGCTCTGATATCTGTCGATCATACAGATCCAGGCTCAGACTATGCAGCAATCATTTAG
- the prmt9 gene encoding protein arginine N-methyltransferase 9 translates to MPNATTRPKRTRRHRRAQREDAVRNELVSRSLESAQQCLFSQDYGTAFVHYLLALNLAPALKDFANESFRFTLFKWADELDSLGRIQDLFNCYEQAMELFPVDEVIVNSMGEHLFRMGFRDEAAGHFYKALKLRPDFPEAKENFYRVANWLVERWHFLMLNDHGRNHKYQLAVKKAVEEGCSSVLDIGTGTGILGMCAKMAGAAEVYACELSKTMYELACEVLSANGMADSIKIVHLKSLDMKIPKDIPNRVSLVVTETVDAGLFGEGIIETLIHAWKHLLLPPPNMHQQPLSSPSQTGRVIPAGATVFGVAVQCREIRRHHRLCASSVGGLDLSAVGQIFSPVSCLADAEDSTEPYTTERLSRLRGGYIQLTQPFTALDIDFNNVQELEGLCSREVVQLRLCVTQEGVLDALAVWFQLHLDQDNHLSTGPQEDTCWEQAIYPIQSPFNTVKCGDEILVEVSCKDSYLRLCCAAIIRDGNTFRMDSVTPKILTANPEAELCSALAGLQTSQQKPSYAFMLESTEIALLNNTAYHISFQRAMSKLLVSLKSTRRSQQSDTELDPIYVLDVSEGFSVLSLIAAQLGFDSGEDKQIGPGTVQAYSSVEKEHHQTMLRLLAKGNGVLESTLEFWLSHVEDDSAVLQRPATEKLWSAIILDCIETCGLIRQKMLEKATLARCLLEDGGQIFPERIVIHGMLVESDTLLRESAVQGTEPTLGFNIAPFINQFTVPVHVFLDLSTLECTHLSEAVELFALDLMNTTVNYTDREVKVRVKTSGKVTAVAFWYQIHLDSEQSVSTFSEDSHWKQAAVVLQQPLTVSRGEWVKLSIQLHKSSISITAVKEEGLGADDDDIREAEPMTSDS, encoded by the exons atgcctaatgccACTACAAGACCAAAGAGGACGAGGCGTCACAGGCGAGCTCAGAGAGAAGATGCTGTGAGAAACGAGCTGGTGTCGAGATCACTGGAGAGCGCTCAGCAGTGTCTGTTCAGTCAGGACTACGGCACTGCTTTTGTTCACTACCTTTTGGCTCTAAACCTTGCCCCAGCTCTAAAAGACTTTGCAAAT GAATCCTTTAGATTTACTCTGTTTAAATGGGCAGACGAGCTGGACTCTCTTGGACGTATCCAGGACCTCTTTAATTGCTATGAACAAGCTATGGAGTTGTTTCCAGTGGATGAGGTTATAGTGAACAGCATGGGAGAGCATCTCTTCAG aatgggGTTTCGGGATGAAGCTGCTGGGCATTTTTACAAAGCCCTTAAACTCCGGCCAGACTTCCCAGAGGCAAAGGAGAACTTTTACCGTGTTGCCAACTGGTTGGTGGAACGCTGGCACTTCTTAATGCTCAACGACCACGGACGGAACCACAAGTACCAGCTGGCTGTTAAGAAAGCTGTCGAGGAAGGATGCAGCTCTGTTCTGGATATTGGAACTGGCACAGGCATCCTCGG TATGTGTGCAAAGATGGCAGGCGCCGCTGAGGTCTATGCCTGTGAGCTGTCAAAGACAATGTATGAGCTGGCGTGCGAGGTGCTTTCAGCCAATGGGATGGCAGACAGCATCAAGATTGTTCACCTGAAGTCTCTAGACATGAAAATTCCAAAAGACATTCCAAACAg AGTGTCGCTGGTTGTAACAGAGACGGTAGATGCAGGGCTGTTTGGTGAGGGCATCATTGAGACGCTGATCCATGCATGGAAGCACCTGCTTTTACCTCCACCT aacatGCACCAACAACCCTTGTCCAGTCCCTCACAAACGGGCCGGGTAATACCTGCTGGTGCAACTGTGTTTGGAGTCGCTGTGCAGTGCCGTGAGATCCGTAGACATCACAG GTTGTGTGCGTCTTCAGTTGGAGGCTTGGATCTGTCTGCAGTAGGACAGATTTTTAGTCCTGTGAGCTGTCTGGCTGATGCTGAGGACAGCACTGAGCCCTATACCACTGAACGACTGAGCCGGCTGCGTGGAGGATACATTCAGCTCACACAACCTTTCACAGCTCTGGACATAGACTTCAATAATGTGCAG GAGCTGGAGGGGCTTTGCTCCAGAGAGGTGGTGCAGCTGCGGCTGTGTGTCACTCAGGAGGGTGTTCTTGATGCTCTGGCAGTATGGTTTCAGCTCCACCTCGACCAGGACAACCATCTGTCCACTGGCCCACAGGAAGACACATGCTGGGAGCAGGCCATCTATCCAATACAGAGTCCATTCA ACActgtgaaatgtggtgatgaaaTACTGGTGGAAGTTTCCTGTAAGGACTCTTATCTCAGGCTATGCTGTGCCGCTATCATAAGAGATGGAAACACATTCCGTATGGACAGTGTAACTCCCAAGATCCTCACTGCAAACCCCGAGGCCGAGCTGTGCAGTGCTCTGGCTGGCCTTCAAACCAGCCAGCAGAAACCATCCTACGCTTTTATGCTGGAGTCGACAGAGATCGCCCTGCTCAATAACACAGCGTATCATATCAGCTTCCAGAGGGCCATGAGCAAGCTTTTGGTTTCTCTTAAGTCAACTAGGAGGTCACAACAATCAGACACAGAACTGGATCCGATCTACGTGCTCGATGTCTCCGAGGGCTTTTCTGTGCTCTCCTTGATTGCAGCCCAGTTAGGCTTCGATTCAGGTGAAGACAAACAGATCGGCCCTGGAACGGTTCAAGCCTACAGCTCAGTGGAAAAGGAGCATCACCAGACTATGTTGAGACTGCTGGCCAAAGGAAACGGTGTGCTTGAAAGCACACTGGAGTTCTGGTTAAGTCATGTGGAGGATGATTCTGCAGTTCTTCAACGGCCAGCCACTGAGAAGCTCTGGAGCGCCATCATTCTCGACTGCATAGAGACCTGTGGCCTTATTAGACAGAAAATGTTGGAGAAAGCAACGTTAGCTAG GTGTTTGTTGGAGGACGGTGGGCAGATCTTTCCAGAGCGCATTGTGATCCACGGGATGCTTGTTGAGTCTGACACGCTGCTTCGGGAAAGCGCTGTTCAAGGAACAGAGCCGACTCTCGGGTTCAACATTGCTCCATTCATCAATCAGTTCACA GTACCTGTTCATGTGTTTTTGGACCTGTCCACGCTTGAATGTACACATCTTAGTGAAGCAGTAGAACTCTTCGCTCTGGACCTCATGAACACCACTGTCAATTACACTGACAGAGAAGTTAAA GTGCGGGTCAAAACCTCAGGCAAGGTGACTGCCGTTGCTTTCTGGTACCAGATCCATCTGGACTCTGAGCAGAGCGTCAGCACCTTCAGTGAGGACTCTCACTGGAAGCAGGCGGCGGTGGTCCTCCAGCAGCCCCTGACGGTCAGCAGAGGAGAGTGGGTCAAGCTCAGCATCCAGCTCCACAAGAGCAGCATCTCCATTACAGCTGTTAAAGAAGAAGGGCTGGgggctgatgatgatgatatcaGGGAGGCGGAGCCTATGACCAGTGACTCATGA